Part of the Athalia rosae chromosome 2, iyAthRosa1.1, whole genome shotgun sequence genome, TATGCAAATCTCAAAACTACACAAGCGTAATCATTGCAAACCCATTTGGAAAGCCACTAAATATCTTCACGATACTCAGATATGTAGCTCACGATTGAACTTTCATAGGAAAGTATttggttttgaaaaatcaggTGATATCTGTATAATCGTACACGGCGGTTGCGGACAGTGCAGAAACTCGGTCATATGTGAGAAACTCAACGGCTGTAAGAAAGCAGCTTCTTTAGGctacaaaaaaatgatggtTGGAGAAAATGCTCTCAGTGCAGTCGAAACTGCTCTGCGGTGGCTTGAGTGTGACGAGTGGTTTAACTGCGGTTATGGCTCAGTTTTGAATCAATTAGGTCTGTCGCTGTGGTTCAAATGTATTTATCATTATCTCCAAAACTCAGAATTTTCAATATGTCAAAGGTGAAGGGCAAATGGATGCAAGTATAATGGAcggagaaaaattagaaattggCTCTGTTGGGGCTGTCTCAGATATCGAGCATCCGATAAGCTTGgctaaatttattttgaaaaattatccaaataCAGTTATAGTCGGTGAAGGtaccaaaaatttatcaagaTGTATGCACGTGCCCTGGGTTTCAAAAGGCAACATGGTTTCACCAAAAGCCACCCTGGCCCTGAATTTGACTTCTGATAGTAACCCCCATTTGAAATATAATGTTGAAGATCTTGAATCGGCTGATTTATTGAAAAGTTATCACTCCACTCAAACCTTTTGCAATTCAATCCTTGTACaaatccgaataaaaaaaatcataactctCAGGAAGCTGGGGAACCACAGGCTGCGTAGCGTGGGATGGTCATTCGATAGCGGCAGGTACCACAACGGGTG contains:
- the LOC105683114 gene encoding isoaspartyl peptidase/L-asparaginase 1-like, with product MDASIMDGEKLEIGSVGAVSDIEHPISLAKFILKNYPNTVIVGEGTKNLSRCMHVPWVSKGNMVSPKATLALNLTSDSNPHLKYNVEDLESADLLKSYHSTQTFCNSILVQIRIKKIITLRKLGNHRLRSVGWSFDSGRYHNGWFEWKNGWKNRRFLFFRLWNICQ
- the LOC125499950 gene encoding isoaspartyl peptidase/L-asparaginase-like, with protein sequence MQISKLHKRNHCKPIWKATKYLHDTQICSSRLNFHRKVFGFEKSGDICIIVHGGCGQCRNSVICEKLNGCKKAASLGYKKMMVGENALSAVETALRWLECDEWFNCGYGSVLNQLGLSLWFKCIYHYLQNSEFSICQR